A portion of the Leptospirales bacterium genome contains these proteins:
- a CDS encoding PhoX family protein, which produces MKRSQNKISRREAIRTLGATGAAFLGLASVVQCDWRLLRQQSDPLLQRDPAGRLDLPPGFRYRILASAGDAMDDGCLRPNNPDGMFAFPLENKILLMCNHELGRSSDWMARPGAFGSNNRLWRESVGAPCYDPGQVNGKAPLGAVTALLLDAASLQPLGSRLALYGTLRNCGGGASIRQSWISCEEAVDRSDAELARDHGYAFEISASWPPPSGPARRLEQLGRFHREAIVWDQSSDAIYQTEDREDGLWYRFLATRRGQPESGGRLQALALVGEDRDLRNQERIQIAVGEERTVRWIELQDVEAPQDDLRHRGRRKGALAFARGEGMWQAQDRSIYFSATSGGPRRIGQIWRYRPSPYEGISREREAPARLQLFYESQDESQLDSPDNLCVAPWGDLLVCEDGGGIQWLRSIAPDGSVRNLARYPTLFSELAGACFSPDGRALFLNLYREGLTIAIEGPFPSAAG; this is translated from the coding sequence ATGAAGCGATCGCAGAATAAGATTTCACGGCGCGAGGCGATACGCACGCTGGGCGCTACCGGCGCCGCCTTCCTTGGACTGGCCAGCGTAGTCCAATGCGATTGGCGACTCTTGCGTCAACAGTCGGATCCATTGCTGCAACGAGATCCGGCAGGTCGACTGGATCTGCCGCCAGGCTTTCGCTACCGCATTCTTGCCAGCGCCGGGGACGCGATGGATGACGGTTGCTTACGACCTAATAACCCGGACGGAATGTTTGCCTTCCCACTGGAAAACAAAATCTTGCTGATGTGCAACCATGAGTTGGGTCGCAGTTCCGATTGGATGGCTCGACCGGGCGCTTTTGGCAGCAACAATCGGCTGTGGCGCGAATCGGTCGGCGCGCCTTGCTATGATCCAGGCCAGGTCAATGGTAAAGCGCCGCTGGGCGCAGTAACGGCCTTACTGCTGGACGCCGCATCGCTGCAGCCGCTGGGCAGTCGACTGGCGCTCTATGGAACGCTGCGCAACTGTGGCGGCGGAGCAAGCATTCGACAGAGCTGGATCAGCTGTGAGGAGGCCGTGGATCGAAGCGATGCGGAGCTGGCCAGAGACCATGGCTACGCCTTTGAAATTTCGGCAAGCTGGCCTCCGCCCTCCGGACCAGCGCGACGCCTGGAGCAACTTGGCCGCTTTCATCGCGAAGCAATCGTCTGGGATCAATCGAGCGATGCGATCTACCAAACGGAGGACCGTGAGGACGGCTTGTGGTATCGCTTTCTGGCAACTCGGCGCGGCCAACCGGAAAGTGGCGGACGATTGCAGGCCCTTGCTCTGGTCGGCGAAGACCGCGACCTGCGCAACCAGGAGCGCATCCAGATCGCTGTGGGCGAGGAACGAACAGTTCGCTGGATCGAACTTCAAGACGTGGAAGCCCCGCAAGACGACCTGCGACATCGCGGCCGACGCAAGGGCGCCTTAGCCTTTGCCAGAGGCGAAGGAATGTGGCAGGCTCAAGACCGCAGCATCTACTTCAGCGCAACAAGCGGCGGTCCCCGAAGAATTGGTCAGATCTGGCGTTACCGCCCCTCGCCCTATGAGGGAATTTCGCGCGAACGCGAAGCGCCTGCCCGCCTGCAGTTGTTCTATGAATCGCAGGATGAAAGCCAGCTCGATAGCCCCGACAATCTCTGCGTTGCACCGTGGGGCGACCTTCTGGTTTGCGAAGACGGCGGCGGCATTCAATGGCTGCGTTCTATTGCCCCGGATGGCAGCGTCCGCAATCTGGCCCGCTACCCTACGCTTTTCTCTGAATTGGCCGGGGCCTGTTTTTCGCCTGATGGCCGGGCGCTCTTCCTCAACCTTTATCGTGAAGGTCTGACCATTGCCATTGAAGGCCCCTTCCCATCGGCAGCCGGCTGA
- a CDS encoding nitrite/sulfite reductase, translating into MKASNDAWSQELGPMIREDWAREIDIFETELRLRKQGKFDEKLFAETRLRRGAYGQRYDNGLRHDGIAQQNLAFPEAPTKGPMTQWYAPGMMRIKVPYGGLTPQQLETMAELAEDYSDGIAHVTTRQDFQLHFVLIEDAPALMRRLAAVGITTREACGNSVRNVTGCAIAGVCREEAFDISPYARALTFFLLGHQDVQDFGRKFKISFSGCAHNGCGLANMHDLGMVARTRVVDGLTQRGFQVFVGGGLGAVPHSARVLYDFLPVEELLPMAQAVSRVFARLGEKKNRARARVKFLVAKLGDEEFRRLVQEERKVLPSDPRWTAYLTDLPEATEEKPSKPGSALASTTNPEMLPWQKSNVYAQKQEGYSTVTVKLPLGDITAAQLRALADIARRYTPGAIRTTVEQNMVLRWISNSDLPALFAELQAAKLAGAGAEGIRDVVACPGTDTCKLGISASRGLAGELMRRFSSGDMAIDETIERLKIKISGCFNSCSQHHLADLGFYGVARKVGAHTVPHFQVVLGGQWSENGGAYGLPILAVPSRRIPQVIERIADRFRKERQAGETFQLFIKRIGKVSIKQMLDDLTAVPEHASDRSLYSDWRDPREYSTGDMGVGECAGEVVTRIDFDLAAAEREVFEAQLLLDSGNNDAAAKRALRAMLQAARGLVRLSYLDVPETPAVIIEEFRKRLYDTQLFFDPFAGGKFAHFLFSAFERADEPADQRSAHHRVEEAGLFVEAAHACNLRQGDRIAQSGLAAAT; encoded by the coding sequence ATGAAAGCATCGAATGACGCGTGGTCCCAGGAATTGGGCCCAATGATCCGCGAGGATTGGGCCAGAGAGATCGATATCTTTGAGACTGAGCTTCGTTTGCGCAAGCAGGGCAAGTTCGACGAGAAGCTCTTTGCTGAGACGCGTCTGCGACGCGGCGCCTACGGCCAGCGCTATGACAACGGCCTGCGACACGATGGCATCGCTCAGCAAAACCTGGCATTTCCAGAGGCGCCAACCAAAGGGCCGATGACCCAGTGGTATGCGCCGGGCATGATGCGCATCAAAGTTCCCTACGGCGGATTGACTCCCCAACAGCTGGAAACAATGGCCGAGCTGGCCGAAGACTATTCCGATGGCATCGCCCATGTTACCACACGCCAGGATTTCCAGCTGCACTTTGTGCTGATTGAAGATGCTCCGGCTTTGATGCGGCGGCTGGCGGCGGTTGGAATCACAACGCGCGAGGCTTGCGGCAATTCCGTGCGCAACGTCACCGGATGCGCCATCGCCGGAGTCTGTCGCGAAGAAGCCTTCGATATATCGCCGTACGCCCGCGCCCTGACATTTTTTTTGCTCGGTCACCAGGATGTGCAGGACTTCGGTCGTAAATTTAAGATATCTTTCAGCGGCTGCGCACACAATGGTTGTGGCCTGGCAAATATGCACGACCTGGGAATGGTCGCCAGAACTCGCGTCGTTGATGGTCTGACGCAACGCGGCTTTCAGGTTTTCGTTGGCGGCGGCCTTGGCGCCGTACCGCATTCGGCGCGCGTCCTGTACGATTTCTTGCCTGTAGAAGAACTGCTGCCGATGGCTCAGGCTGTTAGCCGCGTGTTTGCTCGACTGGGCGAAAAGAAAAACCGCGCCAGAGCGCGAGTCAAGTTCCTGGTTGCAAAGCTGGGCGACGAGGAATTCCGCCGCCTGGTGCAGGAGGAGCGCAAGGTTCTGCCGTCGGATCCGCGATGGACAGCCTATTTGACGGACCTGCCAGAGGCGACGGAGGAGAAACCTTCGAAGCCTGGCTCGGCGCTTGCCAGCACAACCAATCCCGAAATGCTGCCCTGGCAAAAATCCAATGTCTATGCGCAGAAGCAAGAGGGCTACTCTACCGTTACCGTTAAGCTTCCCCTGGGCGATATTACCGCTGCGCAATTGCGCGCTCTAGCTGACATCGCGCGCCGCTATACGCCCGGCGCAATCCGAACGACAGTGGAGCAAAATATGGTCCTGCGCTGGATCAGCAATTCCGATCTGCCAGCGCTATTTGCCGAGCTACAGGCGGCGAAGTTGGCCGGCGCAGGGGCCGAGGGGATTCGCGATGTGGTTGCCTGCCCTGGCACCGACACCTGCAAGCTGGGCATATCCGCCTCGCGCGGATTGGCGGGCGAACTGATGCGCCGCTTTTCTTCAGGAGATATGGCTATCGATGAGACCATTGAACGATTGAAGATTAAGATTAGCGGCTGCTTCAATTCCTGCAGTCAGCACCACCTGGCGGATCTCGGCTTCTATGGCGTGGCCCGCAAGGTTGGGGCGCATACTGTTCCCCATTTCCAGGTGGTGCTGGGCGGTCAGTGGAGCGAAAACGGCGGCGCTTATGGTCTGCCCATTCTGGCTGTCCCCTCGCGCCGCATTCCGCAGGTGATTGAAAGGATTGCCGATCGCTTCCGCAAAGAGCGTCAGGCAGGCGAAACATTTCAGCTTTTCATCAAGCGCATTGGCAAGGTCTCCATCAAGCAGATGCTGGATGATTTGACGGCAGTGCCGGAGCATGCTTCCGATCGCAGCCTCTATTCCGATTGGCGCGATCCGCGCGAGTACAGCACCGGCGATATGGGCGTGGGCGAATGCGCTGGCGAGGTCGTTACAAGGATTGATTTCGATCTGGCGGCTGCGGAGCGCGAGGTCTTTGAAGCGCAACTGCTGCTGGATAGCGGCAACAATGACGCGGCGGCTAAACGCGCTTTGCGCGCCATGCTGCAGGCGGCGCGGGGCCTTGTGCGGCTCAGCTATCTGGATGTTCCCGAGACTCCGGCGGTGATCATCGAAGAATTTCGCAAACGCCTCTACGATACGCAATTGTTCTTTGATCCCTTTGCCGGCGGAAAATTTGCGCACTTCTTGTTCTCAGCCTTTGAACGGGCAGACGAGCCAGCGGATCAGCGCAGCGCCCACCACCGCGTGGAAGAAGCGGGACTATTTGTTGAAGCGGCGCACGCCTGCAATTTGCGGCAGGGCGACCGAATTGCACAATCGGGACTTGCTGCGGCGACCTGA